In Pseudoliparis swirei isolate HS2019 ecotype Mariana Trench chromosome 9, NWPU_hadal_v1, whole genome shotgun sequence, a genomic segment contains:
- the LOC130200074 gene encoding uncharacterized protein LOC130200074: protein MSPPPQSLTSSPHRQPPTSSPTTSSPPPQVPHRQSPTASPPPPSPTSSPTTVSPRTSSPTTVSPPTSSAPLVSPPPSVPHLPPPSVPPPPVPHRQSPTVSPPTSSPPTYSPPTYSPPPQSPTSSPPPAVPPRQSPHLQSPTASPPTYSHPTSPTVSPHRQSPTYSPPPTVPHLQSPTSSAPTVSPPPSVPHLQSPTSSAPTVSPPPSVPPPPVPSPSVPPPPVPHHQSPTVSPPTSSAPTVSPSLSVPHRQICWDTVANEAQYISSS from the exons ATGAG tcccccacctcagtCCCTCACCTCCAGTCCCCACCGCCagccccccacctccagtccaaccacctccagtcccccacctcaaGTCCCTCACCGCCAGTCCCCCACcgccagtcccccacctcca tcccccacctccagtcccacCACCGTCAGTCCCCGCACCTCCAGTCCCACCACCGTCAGTCCCCCCACCTCCAGTGCCCCCCTCGTCAGTCCCCCACCGTCAGTCCCCCACC TCCCCCCACCGTCAgtccccccacctccagtcccccaccgtCAGTCCCCCACCGTCAgtccccccacctccagtccccccacCTACAGTCCCCCCACCTACAGTCCCCCAcctcagtcccccacctccagtccccctccGGCAGTCCCCCCCCGTCAgtccccccacctccagtcccccaccgcCAGTCCCCCCACCTACAGTCACCCCACC tcccccaccgtCAGTCCCCACCGTCAGTCCCCCACCTACAGTCCCCCACCTACAGTCCCCCACCtacagtcccccacctccagtgcCCCCACCGTCAGTCCCCCACCGTCAGTCCCCCACCtacagtcccccacctccagtgcCCCCACCGTCAGTCCCCCACCGTCAGTCCCCCCACCTCCAGTGCCCTCACCGTCAgtccccccacctccagtcccccaccatCAGTCCCCCACCGTCAGTCCCCCCACCTCCAGTGCCCCCACCGTCAGTCCCTCACTGTCAGTCCCCCACCGCCAAATCTGTTGGGACACTGTAGCTAATGAAGCTCAGTACATCTCTAGCAGCTGA